A window of the Leptolyngbya subtilissima AS-A7 genome harbors these coding sequences:
- the ntcA gene encoding global nitrogen regulator NtcA — protein sequence MVVTQDKPLANVFRQLSGGAFPPVVESYERGKTIFFPGDPAERVYFLLKGAVKLSRVYEAGEEITVALLRENSVFGVLSLITGNRSDRFYHSVAFTPVELLSVPIEQVEQALEENPELALLMLRGLSSRILQTEMMIETLAHRDMGSRLVSFLLILCRDFGVPSQDGITIDLKLSHQAIAEAIGSTRVTVTRLLGDLRQEGMISIYKKKITVHDPVNLSQQFT from the coding sequence ATGGTAGTGACCCAAGATAAGCCCCTTGCTAATGTTTTTCGTCAGCTATCTGGAGGAGCGTTTCCCCCTGTAGTCGAATCCTACGAGCGGGGGAAAACAATCTTTTTCCCTGGAGACCCGGCCGAACGGGTGTACTTCTTGTTAAAAGGGGCAGTGAAGCTGTCGCGAGTGTACGAGGCTGGAGAAGAAATCACAGTTGCCCTGCTGCGCGAAAACAGTGTGTTTGGGGTCTTGTCGCTAATTACGGGCAACCGTTCTGATCGCTTTTATCACTCCGTGGCCTTTACTCCGGTAGAGCTATTGTCTGTTCCAATTGAGCAGGTTGAGCAGGCGCTGGAGGAAAATCCTGAACTGGCCTTGCTGATGTTGAGGGGGTTATCCTCTCGCATCTTGCAAACCGAGATGATGATTGAAACCTTAGCTCATCGAGACATGGGCTCGCGGCTGGTAAGTTTCTTACTCATTCTCTGTCGCGATTTTGGGGTGCCTAGCCAGGATGGCATCACTATTGATCTGAAACTGTCTCATCAGGCCATTGCTGAGGCCATCGGCTCCACTCGGGTGACTGTGACTCGCCTGCTGGGAGATTTGCGCCAGGAAGGTATGATCTCCATCTACAAAAAGAAGATTACTGTGCATGATCCGGTCAATCTGAGTCAGCAGTTTACTTAG
- a CDS encoding DUF3084 domain-containing protein translates to MVSGYVLILAVLILGGFIATLGDRVGTRVGKARLSLFNLRPRQTATLVSIATGSVISASTLALLFGVSSQLRTGVFELSKIQADLANAEADLAQAQSTQESVETDLESATNERQRALARLQEINQSLNQAVVQQEATEGELRQTLGQLDAVSQQAAALRQSTDALRVQRDNLLAQQATIGKQIADRDRAIANLDEEIASRDRAIAQREQRLASLEGEQDFLEQQVAVLQTQYQGLFRGNIALNRNQEILVGQGRAENREQAEEFVTGFLLEANRLVSRAIAPGALIDQQILLIGNREVEALIERLSTGEDYVVRLLSAANYVTGEPCVVQQGEPCVQVFIDATPNQQVYALGERLATVTLDPPPLGDRQLVERLNLLLAAAQFRARQDGVVSDTLQVADNRPETVLNFLETVQQSGQAVDLQAIAATDIFTVGPVQIHLAAVRDGRILFQTSEFNNPLDDSTDLLSE, encoded by the coding sequence ATGGTTTCTGGTTACGTACTGATTTTGGCGGTCTTAATTTTGGGGGGCTTTATTGCTACCCTCGGCGATCGCGTCGGCACGCGGGTGGGCAAAGCACGTCTAAGCTTGTTCAATCTACGCCCCCGGCAAACGGCTACCTTAGTCAGCATTGCCACGGGTAGCGTCATTTCAGCCTCTACACTGGCCCTGCTATTTGGAGTGAGCAGTCAGCTGCGCACTGGGGTGTTCGAGTTGAGTAAAATTCAGGCTGATTTAGCCAACGCCGAGGCTGATTTGGCCCAGGCTCAATCTACCCAAGAGAGCGTAGAGACCGATCTGGAGTCGGCGACTAACGAACGGCAGCGGGCGCTAGCTCGATTACAAGAAATTAACCAATCGCTCAACCAGGCGGTGGTTCAGCAGGAAGCGACTGAGGGTGAACTACGCCAAACTCTAGGCCAGCTAGATGCCGTATCACAGCAGGCTGCCGCGCTGCGCCAATCGACGGACGCTCTGCGGGTTCAGCGTGATAACCTGCTGGCGCAGCAAGCCACTATTGGCAAACAGATTGCCGACCGCGATCGGGCAATTGCCAACTTAGATGAGGAGATTGCCAGTCGCGATCGGGCGATCGCCCAGCGAGAGCAGCGGCTGGCTAGCCTAGAGGGCGAGCAAGACTTTTTAGAGCAGCAGGTAGCCGTTCTGCAAACGCAGTATCAAGGGTTGTTTCGGGGCAATATTGCCCTCAACCGCAACCAAGAGATTCTAGTCGGTCAAGGTCGTGCCGAAAATCGAGAGCAGGCAGAAGAGTTTGTCACAGGCTTTTTACTTGAGGCCAACCGCTTGGTGTCTCGAGCTATTGCCCCCGGGGCTTTGATCGACCAGCAAATTTTGCTGATTGGTAATCGCGAGGTCGAGGCGTTGATTGAGCGTCTGTCCACGGGTGAAGATTACGTAGTGCGCCTGCTGTCTGCGGCTAACTATGTAACGGGCGAGCCCTGCGTGGTGCAGCAGGGTGAACCCTGTGTGCAGGTCTTTATCGATGCCACCCCTAATCAACAGGTTTATGCCCTGGGCGAGCGATTGGCAACGGTTACGCTAGATCCCCCTCCTTTGGGCGATCGCCAGCTAGTTGAGCGACTCAACCTTCTGTTGGCAGCCGCCCAATTTCGGGCCCGACAGGACGGCGTTGTCAGCGACACGCTACAAGTAGCCGATAACCGGCCTGAAACGGTGCTCAACTTCTTAGAGACTGTTCAGCAATCGGGGCAGGCTGTCGATCTTCAGGCTATTGCTGCCACTGATATTTTCACGGTAGGGCCGGTTCAAATTCATCTAGCAGCAGTGCGCGACGGGCGCATTCTGTTTCAAACGAGTGAATTCAATAATCCTTTGGACGATAGCACTGACTTACTAAGCGAATAG
- a CDS encoding PadR family transcriptional regulator yields MKFEDIYQFFEDPPPIYLNKELAVCYVLSVLLQQDSYGTELIQRLTHQYPHYRLSDTVLYGALKFLEDENAIDGYWKKVEGRGRPRRMYRLNPDWRLQAEELAEFWKTYMGDPIRPACAQSPAYSAPHR; encoded by the coding sequence ATGAAATTTGAGGATATTTATCAGTTCTTCGAGGATCCACCGCCAATTTACCTGAACAAAGAGCTTGCCGTTTGCTACGTGTTGTCGGTATTGCTCCAGCAAGATTCCTACGGCACCGAATTGATCCAGCGGTTAACCCATCAGTATCCCCACTATCGTCTATCAGATACGGTGCTTTACGGAGCACTTAAGTTTTTGGAAGACGAAAATGCTATTGACGGCTACTGGAAAAAGGTAGAAGGCCGGGGTCGTCCTCGCCGCATGTATCGTCTTAACCCTGACTGGCGGCTTCAGGCCGAGGAACTGGCCGAATTTTGGAAAACCTATATGGGCGATCCAATTAGGCCAGCTTGCGCTCAAAGCCCAGCCTACTCTGCTCCGCATCGATGA
- a CDS encoding cofactor assembly of complex C subunit B: protein MTDTVLYSTLFLTLLMIVGLVFFIRASTKDRIETLTLTRPVDPITLLQNLTTYFESRAYAIIAAEEEAQRITLRGRVRPSVFLAGFLTLLAAVGTLCFALVLANLWPAYSAIFLGLLALSPLAGWFYWRGAARDEEICLEIRPNAADSGSLESALAKVTVTAHRDELIALEQGFDR, encoded by the coding sequence GTGACTGACACCGTTCTCTATTCGACTCTGTTCCTAACCCTGCTAATGATAGTGGGGTTAGTTTTTTTTATTCGGGCTTCTACCAAAGACCGGATCGAAACCCTGACGCTAACGCGCCCTGTTGATCCCATAACGTTACTGCAGAACCTGACGACCTACTTTGAGTCACGGGCCTATGCCATTATCGCGGCTGAAGAAGAGGCTCAACGCATCACCCTGCGGGGAAGAGTACGTCCGAGCGTGTTTTTGGCTGGATTCTTAACTCTGCTTGCCGCCGTGGGGACTCTTTGTTTTGCTTTGGTACTCGCCAATCTATGGCCAGCCTACAGCGCCATCTTTTTGGGTCTGCTAGCACTGAGCCCGCTAGCAGGCTGGTTCTATTGGCGTGGCGCTGCTCGCGATGAGGAGATTTGCCTAGAAATTCGGCCCAATGCTGCGGACAGCGGCTCGTTGGAAAGTGCGCTTGCTAAGGTTACTGTTACAGCTCATCGCGATGAACTGATTGCCCTTGAGCAAGGCTTTGACCGCTAA
- a CDS encoding DUF3155 domain-containing protein, whose protein sequence is MARRRKRKSRRRLEGRRILEAVPQYSIESGNEKPVTAARNFIHSEGIAPPALLLVKRNEHTTDRYFWAEKGLFGAQYVEENHFLFPSLRVLLGEEGEEEEEENASVLETLTH, encoded by the coding sequence TTGGCAAGGAGACGCAAGCGTAAGAGTCGTCGTCGCTTAGAAGGCCGTCGCATTTTAGAAGCTGTTCCTCAGTATAGTATTGAGAGCGGCAACGAAAAACCCGTAACCGCAGCTCGGAATTTTATCCATTCCGAGGGCATTGCCCCCCCAGCCCTGCTGCTGGTTAAGCGGAACGAGCATACCACTGACCGGTACTTTTGGGCCGAGAAGGGTCTATTTGGTGCCCAGTATGTAGAAGAGAATCATTTTCTTTTCCCCAGTCTGCGGGTGCTGCTCGGTGAAGAAGGTGAAGAAGAAGAAGAAGAGAACGCCTCAGTTTTAGAGACCTTGACTCACTAG
- a CDS encoding sensor histidine kinase produces the protein MIGSPSSEFTTLCQSQVLLLTQSLGAASTVVYLVEATVETINPTLIPLVAYPETANLWHDLREGLAAVFNTAEEVDGSKQSPIVQPEQWLQQPIDSERDSAGLPSTASVSSEKGLLSMPFGIEPATQLQGVGTDLTTYPLVLPLAHDGVVLGMIVSTREALPWTADDYRRAEQVASTLAIAYVLDQRSQWLQRQLNQRQLIQADQSETFHDLLHQFRNPLTALQTFGKLMVKRLPPEDTNRPIAEGIVRESRRLQDLAQHFDTAVAEGDETLAQATTPPAGRLLLPSSPSEWSDRPSIVIDSNEDTLNSRLATTQSQPLEDLVSATGHGLGRSLRVQPGAIAEIALPLVQSIAPLAHERGLHLVHHIPTPLPMVWLDAAALGEVLHNLLDNALKYSPAGSLVWITAGLVQRIGRQMFQGIAVGDTGAGIPPSDQPQLFTRHFRGVRAQGDIPGTGLGLAIVQDLVQGMGGRIDLVSPVQGTSWLPPEAVAYPQNPGVVFVVWLKALDSEV, from the coding sequence ATGATTGGCTCTCCCAGCTCTGAATTCACCACATTGTGTCAGTCCCAGGTACTCCTGCTGACCCAGTCGTTGGGGGCTGCTTCCACAGTGGTGTATTTGGTCGAAGCCACCGTTGAGACAATAAATCCCACTTTGATACCGCTGGTGGCTTATCCAGAAACCGCCAACCTGTGGCACGACTTGCGGGAGGGGCTAGCGGCAGTATTCAACACAGCTGAAGAAGTTGATGGCAGCAAGCAATCCCCAATCGTTCAACCAGAACAGTGGCTTCAGCAACCCATTGATTCAGAGCGAGATTCAGCTGGGCTACCATCCACAGCCAGTGTTTCTTCGGAGAAGGGTTTGCTCTCGATGCCGTTTGGAATAGAACCGGCAACCCAGCTACAGGGAGTGGGGACTGATCTAACCACGTATCCTCTGGTTTTGCCGTTGGCCCATGATGGAGTGGTGCTGGGCATGATCGTCAGTACTCGCGAAGCACTGCCGTGGACAGCGGACGATTATCGACGGGCTGAGCAGGTCGCCAGCACGTTGGCGATCGCCTACGTGCTGGACCAGCGTAGCCAATGGCTTCAGCGTCAGCTCAACCAACGTCAGCTAATCCAAGCCGATCAGTCCGAAACCTTTCACGATCTGCTGCATCAGTTTCGCAATCCGCTCACAGCTTTACAGACCTTTGGCAAATTGATGGTCAAACGGTTACCCCCTGAGGATACCAATCGGCCGATTGCTGAAGGCATTGTGCGGGAGAGCCGGCGATTGCAGGATTTGGCCCAGCATTTTGATACCGCTGTTGCCGAAGGGGATGAAACCTTGGCGCAGGCTACTACCCCACCAGCGGGTAGGTTGCTGCTACCAAGCTCACCCAGTGAATGGAGCGATCGCCCTAGTATTGTTATCGACAGCAACGAAGACACCTTAAACAGCAGGTTGGCAACGACTCAAAGTCAGCCCCTTGAAGACTTGGTTTCAGCAACAGGGCATGGGCTGGGACGATCGCTAAGGGTGCAGCCTGGTGCGATTGCTGAGATTGCCCTTCCACTGGTGCAGTCCATTGCACCCCTGGCTCATGAGCGGGGACTGCACCTGGTGCACCACATTCCTACCCCTTTACCCATGGTTTGGCTTGATGCTGCTGCTCTAGGAGAAGTGCTCCACAACCTGCTCGACAATGCCCTAAAGTATTCACCTGCTGGGTCTCTAGTCTGGATTACCGCAGGGCTAGTGCAGCGGATTGGCAGGCAGATGTTCCAGGGAATTGCCGTAGGCGATACCGGTGCAGGCATTCCCCCTAGTGACCAGCCCCAGTTATTTACCCGTCACTTTCGCGGTGTGCGAGCCCAGGGCGACATTCCGGGTACGGGACTAGGTCTCGCCATTGTGCAAGACCTAGTGCAGGGCATGGGGGGGCGGATCGATCTAGTTAGCCCTGTTCAAGGCACGTCATGGCTGCCGCCAGAGGCTGTAGCTTATCCCCAAAATCCCGGCGTTGTGTTTGTGGTTTGGCTAAAAGCCTTAGATAGCGAGGTGTAG